One genomic region from Skermania piniformis encodes:
- a CDS encoding MCE family protein, producing the protein MTIRGSRIGRTLVQLVVVSAVGATSACAGAGSDHAMSVVAEFDNAAGLYVGNTVAVLGMPVGTVTAVEPRGTNVEVTMEIDRDIRIPADAKAVTLSTSVLTDRHVEFTPAYTDGPEMADGTRLGLDRTRTPVDFDRLLGAGERLSGSLQGATPGDGPVARLLGASAAIAGNSGPELRQTLDQLSTALRLGDDRGLATQDTLNQLMDQVATLLRAAAANDQTIRQFGGATGQLGQMAADLNIGTGDTGAKAVAVLRDADALLTDNADLLAATLGDGTTVTKALVDYRDQLAEFLDVTPMLLDNAWKAVDFDTGGIRVRSLLEKVAVEGQALKEVCNILGLRQLGCATGTLQDFGPDWGITSILEGMTRLPR; encoded by the coding sequence GGGGCCGGGTCGGATCATGCGATGTCGGTCGTCGCCGAGTTCGACAACGCGGCCGGTCTCTACGTCGGCAATACGGTCGCGGTGCTGGGGATGCCGGTGGGCACGGTGACGGCAGTCGAACCACGCGGCACGAACGTCGAAGTGACGATGGAGATCGACCGCGACATCCGGATTCCGGCCGATGCCAAGGCAGTCACCTTGTCCACGTCGGTGCTCACCGACCGACATGTCGAGTTCACCCCGGCCTACACGGACGGCCCGGAGATGGCGGACGGCACTCGTCTCGGTTTGGACCGCACGCGCACCCCGGTCGACTTCGACCGACTGCTGGGTGCCGGCGAGCGACTGTCCGGTTCGTTGCAAGGGGCAACGCCCGGTGACGGCCCGGTCGCCCGGTTGCTGGGCGCGTCCGCGGCCATCGCCGGCAACAGCGGTCCGGAGCTCCGGCAGACCCTGGACCAACTGTCCACCGCGTTGCGCTTGGGCGACGATCGCGGCCTGGCCACTCAGGACACGCTGAACCAGTTGATGGATCAGGTCGCCACCCTGCTGCGTGCGGCGGCCGCCAACGATCAGACCATTCGCCAATTCGGCGGCGCGACCGGACAACTCGGTCAGATGGCGGCCGACCTGAACATCGGCACCGGCGATACCGGCGCCAAGGCGGTCGCGGTACTCCGCGACGCGGACGCCCTGCTCACCGACAACGCCGACCTGTTGGCCGCCACGCTCGGCGACGGCACGACGGTGACCAAGGCACTCGTCGACTACCGCGACCAGTTGGCCGAATTCCTCGACGTGACACCGATGTTGCTGGACAACGCGTGGAAAGCGGTGGACTTCGACACCGGTGGCATCCGGGTTCGTTCGCTGCTGGAAAAGGTGGCGGTGGAAGGGCAGGCGCTCAAAGAGGTGTGCAACATCCTCGGGTTGCGCCAGCTCGGTTGCGCTACCGGCACCTTGCAGGACTTCGGGCCGGACTGGGGGATAACCTCGATTCTCGAGGGAATGACGAGGTTGCCACGATGA
- a CDS encoding MlaD family protein: MIGHPARAAALAVAAAVTTGCSVGLGDLPLPAPGSSGDSYTVQASFSNALNLPAKAKVRLSGADIGEVADMAVRDYTAVVALRIRSDVRVPVGSTAELRTATPLGDVFVSLKPPDDATPNSPSLADGDTIELDRTSAATTIEELLTTASILVNGGVLRNLTTLVNGLGRAVGDRGDRMAALLAQSNGVVQKLSARSADIRTTLNEVNQLTQQIGAQQGTIDDVLAGAGPALDTLRANSTQALSLIHEAAGITKQIATFPGIDASKTAGLVADINRIADQMNAAATTPGASLAAVNAILAPVMKRTNSTGGNADATWMDLTIGAVPDVNHGVAPETRLPDVGDVANVIGTLAFALTKLQEKVIGPGR, encoded by the coding sequence ATGATCGGGCATCCGGCTCGGGCAGCAGCGTTGGCCGTGGCCGCTGCGGTGACCACCGGCTGCTCGGTCGGGCTCGGCGACCTGCCGCTGCCGGCGCCGGGCAGCAGCGGCGACAGCTACACCGTCCAGGCGAGTTTCAGCAATGCGCTGAACCTTCCGGCGAAGGCAAAGGTGCGACTGTCCGGCGCGGACATCGGCGAGGTTGCCGATATGGCCGTGCGGGACTACACGGCCGTGGTGGCGCTGCGAATCCGGAGCGATGTTCGGGTGCCGGTCGGTAGCACCGCCGAACTGCGTACCGCAACCCCGCTGGGCGATGTGTTCGTCTCGTTGAAGCCGCCGGACGACGCCACCCCCAACTCGCCGTCGCTGGCCGACGGCGACACGATCGAGCTGGACCGCACCTCGGCGGCGACCACCATCGAGGAGCTGCTCACCACGGCGTCGATTCTGGTCAACGGAGGTGTCCTACGGAACCTCACCACCCTGGTCAACGGCCTGGGCCGGGCGGTGGGCGACCGTGGTGATCGGATGGCGGCGTTGTTGGCGCAGTCCAACGGTGTGGTGCAGAAACTGTCCGCGCGGTCGGCGGATATCCGGACCACGCTGAACGAGGTGAACCAGCTGACCCAGCAGATCGGCGCGCAGCAGGGCACCATCGACGACGTCCTGGCCGGCGCGGGCCCCGCGCTGGACACGTTGCGAGCCAACTCCACGCAGGCGCTGAGCCTGATCCACGAGGCGGCGGGCATCACCAAGCAGATTGCGACGTTCCCCGGCATAGACGCCTCGAAGACCGCCGGATTGGTCGCCGACATCAATCGGATCGCCGACCAGATGAACGCCGCCGCCACCACGCCCGGGGCCAGTCTCGCCGCGGTCAACGCGATCCTCGCCCCGGTGATGAAGCGCACCAACAGCACCGGCGGCAACGCCGACGCAACCTGGATGGACCTGACCATCGGCGCGGTACCCGACGTCAATCACGGTGTCGCGCCGGAGACCCGGTTGCCGGATGTCGGGGATGTGGCGAATGTGATCGGCACGCTCGCCTTCGCGCTGACGAAGTTGCAGGAAAAAGTGATCGGACCGGGCCGATGA
- a CDS encoding MlaD family protein, whose protein sequence is MSAIVQVPAGWLVRLVRLVRAHRLGVSALALALTLVGGVGYMVFGALGVNPAAEKIRVRVHLVESGGLMAGQNVTLRGVPVGKVEGLELGAADVIATALIEADNKVPADGEVRVASLSLAGEQYLDFRPTRDGGPYLVDGDEISADRTNTPMPLWRTLAAMDRTLAQVDPAKLATVVDQFGVSPAGPQKLADLFDGGTFVVSMLDSILPQTMSAIVDGRQVIGTVRDMTPGLNRFADNANRILTGAEAKSGGYVQLLDAAPGTFHAVDNLLAANSTTMAALLGNLRVVADVTNSRVPALQEFFFPTQRGGSALDAIAASFHDGGIWALVNLYPRPSCEYDLPAGVPASPSFPEPYLYTHCTGDTGAEIVRGADNAPRPPGTPIPGRAPDGVSPQQQSNSTPVGPQSLPTTYGGPPLPPPPVVPPR, encoded by the coding sequence ATGAGCGCGATCGTGCAGGTGCCCGCCGGCTGGCTGGTTCGGCTGGTTCGGCTGGTTCGGGCGCATCGCCTGGGGGTTTCGGCGTTGGCGCTGGCGTTGACGCTGGTCGGCGGGGTCGGGTACATGGTGTTCGGTGCACTCGGAGTGAATCCGGCGGCCGAAAAGATCCGGGTTCGGGTACATCTGGTGGAGTCCGGCGGCTTGATGGCCGGGCAGAACGTCACCCTGCGCGGGGTACCGGTCGGCAAGGTGGAAGGGTTGGAGCTGGGTGCCGCCGACGTGATCGCCACCGCCCTGATCGAGGCGGACAACAAGGTGCCGGCGGACGGCGAGGTCCGGGTCGCGAGCTTGTCCCTGGCCGGCGAGCAATACCTCGATTTCCGGCCGACCCGGGACGGCGGGCCCTACCTGGTCGACGGTGACGAGATCTCCGCCGATCGAACGAACACGCCGATGCCGCTGTGGCGCACGCTCGCCGCGATGGACCGCACCCTGGCGCAGGTCGACCCCGCGAAACTGGCGACGGTGGTGGACCAGTTCGGCGTGAGTCCGGCCGGCCCACAGAAGTTGGCCGACCTGTTCGACGGCGGCACGTTCGTCGTCTCGATGCTGGATTCCATTCTGCCGCAGACGATGTCCGCGATCGTGGACGGGCGGCAAGTGATCGGCACGGTTCGCGACATGACGCCGGGGCTCAATCGGTTTGCCGACAACGCCAACCGGATCCTGACCGGCGCCGAGGCCAAGTCCGGCGGGTACGTGCAACTGCTCGATGCCGCGCCGGGGACCTTCCACGCGGTGGACAATCTCCTGGCCGCGAACTCGACCACCATGGCGGCGCTGCTCGGCAACCTCCGGGTGGTGGCCGACGTCACCAACTCCCGCGTGCCGGCGCTGCAGGAGTTCTTCTTCCCGACCCAGCGGGGCGGATCGGCACTCGACGCCATCGCGGCGTCCTTCCACGACGGTGGGATCTGGGCGCTGGTGAACCTGTATCCGCGACCGAGCTGCGAGTACGACCTGCCGGCCGGGGTCCCGGCGTCGCCGAGCTTCCCCGAGCCCTACCTCTACACCCACTGCACGGGCGATACCGGCGCGGAGATCGTCCGGGGTGCGGACAACGCGCCGCGCCCGCCGGGTACCCCTATCCCGGGCCGGGCCCCGGACGGTGTGTCACCGCAGCAGCAGAGCAATTCCACGCCGGTCGGGCCGCAATCGTTGCCGACCACCTACGGCGGCCCGCCGCTGCCACCGCCACCGGTCGTGCCGCCGCGATGA
- a CDS encoding cytochrome P450, translating into MTDFDTVDYFTDPALVPDPHPYFDYLRAQCPVKRVSQHGVYAVTGYSEAAEVLRDPALFSSAVAVGGPFPPLPFEIEGDDITGLIAEHRAKMPMFEHMVTMDPPQHTAARSLLNRLLTPARLKENEEFMWRLADRQLDEFVADGRCEFLAAYAKPFALLVVADMLGVPESDHEEFRVALGADRPGQRVGALDKESLASNPLQWLDEKFSAYISDRREHPRDDVLTSLALAKYPDGSTPEVVDVVRSATFLFGAGQETTAKVLGAVMRILSDRPDIQQELRDDRSKIQVFVEETLRMDAPVKSGFRLATRDTTVGDVEVPVGSVVMFCPGAVNRDPQRFTEPHEFRLDRKNFREHIAFGRGVHTCPGGPLARVELRVSVERILDRMLDIQVDEQYHGPPGDRDYRYEPTFILRGLSDLHITFTPNP; encoded by the coding sequence ATGACCGATTTCGACACCGTCGACTACTTCACCGATCCGGCGCTGGTTCCAGATCCGCATCCGTACTTCGACTACCTGCGTGCGCAGTGCCCGGTCAAGCGGGTATCGCAGCACGGCGTGTACGCCGTGACGGGTTACAGCGAAGCTGCCGAGGTGTTGCGCGATCCGGCGCTGTTCTCGTCGGCGGTGGCGGTGGGTGGGCCGTTTCCGCCGCTGCCGTTCGAGATCGAAGGTGACGACATCACCGGCTTGATCGCCGAACACCGGGCAAAGATGCCGATGTTCGAGCACATGGTGACGATGGATCCGCCACAGCACACCGCCGCGCGCTCACTGCTCAACCGCTTGCTCACCCCGGCGCGGTTGAAGGAGAACGAGGAGTTCATGTGGCGGCTGGCCGACCGCCAGCTCGACGAGTTCGTCGCCGACGGCAGGTGCGAGTTTCTCGCTGCATACGCCAAGCCGTTCGCCCTGCTCGTCGTCGCCGACATGCTCGGCGTCCCGGAGTCCGATCACGAAGAGTTCCGGGTCGCGCTGGGTGCAGACCGGCCGGGGCAGCGCGTCGGCGCGTTGGACAAGGAGAGCCTCGCTTCGAATCCGTTGCAGTGGCTCGACGAGAAGTTCAGTGCCTATATCTCCGATCGCCGGGAGCACCCCCGCGACGACGTGCTCACGTCGTTGGCGCTGGCCAAGTACCCGGATGGGTCCACTCCGGAAGTCGTCGACGTCGTACGGTCGGCCACCTTCCTCTTCGGTGCGGGGCAGGAGACGACGGCCAAGGTGCTCGGTGCGGTCATGCGGATCCTGAGCGATCGGCCCGATATCCAGCAGGAGCTTCGCGACGACCGCAGCAAGATCCAGGTCTTCGTCGAGGAGACCCTGCGGATGGACGCGCCGGTGAAGTCCGGCTTCCGGTTGGCGACTCGCGACACCACGGTCGGAGACGTCGAGGTCCCGGTCGGGTCGGTCGTCATGTTCTGCCCGGGTGCGGTCAACCGGGATCCGCAGCGATTCACCGAGCCGCACGAGTTCCGGCTGGACCGCAAGAACTTTCGTGAGCACATCGCGTTCGGCCGCGGGGTGCATACCTGCCCGGGCGGCCCGCTGGCCCGAGTCGAGCTGCGGGTGTCGGTCGAGCGAATCCTCGACCGAATGCTCGATATCCAGGTCGACGAGCAATACCACGGCCCGCCCGGAGACCGCGACTACCGCTACGAGCCGACGTTCATCCTGCGGGGACTCAGCGACCTGCACATCACGTTCACCCCCAACCCCTGA
- a CDS encoding mycofactocin-coupled SDR family oxidoreductase has product MTGRVEGKVAFITGAARGQGRSHAVRLAQEGADIIAIDVCRQLDRVPFPMSTPEDLAETADLVKAQGRRVVTAEVDVRDYDEMKAALDSGVEQLGRLDIVIANAGIGNEGGAMADLEEPLWDDMIAVNLTGVWKSVKAGIPHLVAAGGGAVVLTSSVGGLKAYPNVGHYIAAKHGVVGLMRTFAVELGYQNIRVNSVHPTHVSTDMLLNDGTYKLFRPDLENPGPDDMKPICQMFHTLPVPWVDPVDVSNAILFLVSDEARYLTGVALPVDAGSMLK; this is encoded by the coding sequence ATGACCGGACGGGTCGAGGGCAAGGTCGCCTTCATCACCGGGGCCGCGCGTGGGCAGGGCCGCAGTCACGCGGTGCGCCTGGCCCAGGAGGGCGCCGACATCATCGCGATCGATGTCTGTCGACAGCTGGACCGAGTGCCGTTCCCGATGTCCACGCCCGAAGATCTTGCCGAGACTGCAGATTTGGTAAAGGCGCAGGGCCGGCGGGTGGTGACCGCCGAGGTCGACGTGCGTGACTACGACGAGATGAAGGCCGCGCTGGACAGCGGTGTCGAGCAACTCGGCCGGCTCGACATCGTCATCGCGAACGCGGGTATCGGCAACGAGGGGGGCGCGATGGCCGACCTGGAAGAGCCGCTCTGGGACGACATGATCGCGGTCAATCTGACCGGGGTATGGAAGAGCGTGAAGGCCGGCATCCCGCACCTGGTCGCCGCGGGCGGCGGCGCGGTTGTGCTGACCAGCTCGGTCGGCGGGCTCAAGGCCTATCCGAACGTCGGGCACTACATCGCCGCCAAGCACGGCGTGGTCGGGCTGATGCGGACGTTCGCGGTCGAGTTGGGGTATCAAAATATCCGGGTCAACTCGGTGCATCCCACCCATGTCAGCACCGACATGCTGCTCAACGACGGCACCTACAAGTTGTTCCGCCCCGACCTGGAGAACCCCGGGCCGGACGACATGAAGCCGATCTGCCAGATGTTCCATACCCTGCCGGTGCCCTGGGTGGATCCGGTGGATGTCAGCAACGCGATTCTTTTCCTGGTTTCCGACGAGGCCCGTTACCTCACCGGCGTCGCGTTGCCGGTGGACGCCGGCAGCATGCTCAAGTAA